In Sphingopyxis sp. FD7, a single window of DNA contains:
- a CDS encoding GH1 family beta-glucosidase, translating into MTQTIFPDDFLWGAATAAYQIEGSPLADGAGPSIWQRFSHDPRLMAARGDTGDIACDHYNRMPADVALMKELGLQAYRFSVNWGRILPQGTGRVNEPGLDFYERLVDELLKHDIEPLLTLHHWDLPAALDDRGGWLNRDSADWFADYAAIMYRRLDGRVKKWVTLNEPWVITDGGYLHGALAPGHRNMFEAPIASHNLMRAHGAAVRAYRSEGAHEIGLVVNIEPKYPASDSPEDVAATARAHAYMNRQYLDPALKGSYPAELAEIFGEAWPQWPAEDMQAICQPVDFIGINYYTRNVVRADPNQWPLGASPVRQDATHTTTDWEVYPPALTDMLLWFRDTYGDIPVYITENGAAFYDPPKAGPDGVDDPLRCDYLRTHISAIGDAIRQGVDVRGYMAWSLLDNLEWSLGFSKRFGIVHVDYETQVRTPKRSARYYSSVIRTNGGNLG; encoded by the coding sequence ATGACGCAGACCATCTTCCCCGACGATTTCCTGTGGGGCGCCGCCACCGCCGCCTATCAGATCGAAGGATCGCCGCTCGCCGATGGCGCCGGGCCAAGCATCTGGCAGCGTTTCAGCCATGATCCGCGGCTGATGGCGGCCAGGGGCGACACCGGTGACATCGCGTGCGACCATTATAACCGGATGCCCGCCGACGTCGCGCTGATGAAGGAACTGGGGCTTCAGGCCTATCGCTTCAGCGTCAATTGGGGCCGCATATTGCCGCAAGGCACCGGACGCGTGAACGAACCGGGGCTCGATTTCTACGAGCGGCTGGTCGACGAACTGCTCAAGCATGACATCGAACCGCTGCTGACGCTCCACCATTGGGATCTGCCCGCGGCGCTCGATGACCGCGGCGGCTGGCTCAACCGCGACAGCGCCGACTGGTTCGCCGACTATGCCGCGATCATGTATCGCCGCCTCGACGGGCGCGTGAAGAAATGGGTGACGCTGAACGAACCCTGGGTGATCACCGACGGCGGCTACCTTCACGGCGCGCTCGCGCCCGGCCATCGCAACATGTTCGAGGCGCCGATCGCCAGCCACAATCTGATGCGCGCGCACGGCGCGGCGGTGCGGGCCTATCGCAGCGAGGGCGCGCACGAAATCGGCCTCGTCGTCAACATCGAACCCAAATATCCGGCGAGCGACAGCCCCGAGGACGTGGCGGCGACGGCGCGCGCGCACGCTTATATGAACCGCCAGTATCTCGATCCCGCGCTGAAGGGCAGCTATCCGGCCGAACTCGCCGAAATCTTCGGCGAAGCCTGGCCCCAGTGGCCTGCCGAGGATATGCAGGCCATCTGCCAGCCGGTCGATTTCATCGGCATCAATTACTACACCCGCAACGTCGTCCGCGCCGACCCGAACCAATGGCCGCTCGGCGCCTCGCCCGTCCGCCAGGATGCGACGCACACGACGACCGACTGGGAGGTATATCCGCCCGCGCTCACCGACATGCTCCTCTGGTTCCGCGACACCTATGGCGACATCCCCGTCTATATCACCGAAAATGGCGCGGCCTTTTACGACCCGCCCAAGGCCGGTCCCGACGGTGTCGACGATCCGCTGCGCTGCGACTATCTGCGCACGCATATTTCGGCGATCGGCGACGCGATCCGCCAGGGCGTCGACGTGCGCGGCTATATGGCCTGGTCGTTGCTCGATAATCTCGAATGGTCAT